A genomic segment from Nicotiana tabacum cultivar K326 chromosome 7, ASM71507v2, whole genome shotgun sequence encodes:
- the LOC107762471 gene encoding endonuclease III homolog 2, chloroplastic-like isoform X3 produces the protein MSLSLLRHTPYLTSAVPLPIQYFFISLTKMPKTRLSTMRQDSVQPPANWERVIEGIRRMRSSEHAPVDSIDPDEGVTSLQPKERRFAVLVGSLLSSQTKGHVTHEANQRLLENGLLSADSMNKADEVTIKSLIYPVGFYTRKARHLKQVAKICVSKYDGDIPGTVDELLLLPGVGPKIAHLVMIMAWNKVEGICVDTHVHRVSNRLGWVSQPGKKQGTRSPEETRVSLQQWLPKEEWVSINLLLVGFGQTICTPLRPRCAKCTVSEFCPSAFKEISSPASTSRTLSPKKKH, from the exons ATGTCCCTCTCTCTTCTCCGACACACTCCATATCTCACCTCAGCAGTTCCATTGCCAATTCAATATTTCTTCATCTCCTTAACCAAAATGCCAAAAACACGTCTCTCCACCATGCGACAAGACTCAG TACAACCTCCTGCCAACTGGGAAAGGGTCATTGAAGGGATACGCAGAATGAGGTCATCAGAACATGCACCTGTGGACTCCATTGACCCGGATGAAGGAGTGACTTCTCTTCAACCTAAG GAAAGAAGATTCGCTGTTCTGGTTGGTTCATTGCTATCAAGTCAGACCAAGGGTCATGTTACACATG AAGCGAATCAGCGGCTCCTCGAAAATGGTTTGTTGAGTGCTGACTCAATGAATAAAGCTGATGAAGTCACCATTAAGAGCTTGATATATCCG GTTGGATTTTACACAAGAAAGGCTCGGCATCTTAAACAAGTTGCAAAAATTTGTGTCTCTAAATATGATGGAGACATTCCTGGTACAGTGGACGAGTTGCTTCTACTTCCAGGTGTTGGTCCCAAGATAGCTCACCTG gTTATGATTATGGCATGGAACAAAGTTGAAGGGATTTGTGTAGATACCCATGTGCATCGTGTTAGTAATCGGCTTGGTTGGGTCTCGCAGCCTGGGAAAAAACAG GGAACTAGATCACCCGAAGAGACTAGGGTCTCCTTGCAGCAGTGGCTTCCTAAAGAAGAATGGGTTTCCATTAATTTGCTTTTG GTAGGCTTTGGACAGACCATATGTACTCCTCTGAGACCTCGCTGTGCAAAATGCACGGTAAGTGAATTCTGCCCGTCGGCATTTAAGGAGATATCAAGCCCAGCTTCCACTTCCAGAACACTAAGCCCCAAGAAGAAACATTGA
- the LOC107762471 gene encoding endonuclease III homolog 1, chloroplastic-like isoform X2, protein MSLSLLRHTPYLTSAVPLPIQYFFISLTKMPKTRLSTMRQDSGSEVGGVVPKNRVRKRSVEMIAKEVKTESPDQKFLRHPEIEDFANNSGNIYSQSIQPPANWERVIEGIRRMRSSEHAPVDSIDPDEGVTSLQPKERRFAVLVGSLLSSQTKGHVTHEANQRLLENGLLSADSMNKADEVTIKSLIYPVGFYTRKARHLKQVAKICVSKYDGDIPGTVDELLLLPGVGPKIAHLVMIMAWNKVEGICVDTHVHRVSNRLGWVSQPGKKQGTRSPEETRVSLQQWLPKEEWVSINLLLVGFGQTICTPLRPRCAKCTVSEFCPSAFKEISSPASTSRTLSPKKKH, encoded by the exons ATGTCCCTCTCTCTTCTCCGACACACTCCATATCTCACCTCAGCAGTTCCATTGCCAATTCAATATTTCTTCATCTCCTTAACCAAAATGCCAAAAACACGTCTCTCCACCATGCGACAAGACTCAG GTTCTGAAGTTGGTGGTGTTGTACCTAAGAATAGAGTGAGAAAAAGGAGTGTGGAAATGATAGCCAAAGAGGTTAAGACAGAATCTCCTGATCAAAAA TTTCTCAGGCATCCAGAAATTGAAGATTTTGCAAATAATAGTGGCAATATTTATTCTCAGTCTA TACAACCTCCTGCCAACTGGGAAAGGGTCATTGAAGGGATACGCAGAATGAGGTCATCAGAACATGCACCTGTGGACTCCATTGACCCGGATGAAGGAGTGACTTCTCTTCAACCTAAG GAAAGAAGATTCGCTGTTCTGGTTGGTTCATTGCTATCAAGTCAGACCAAGGGTCATGTTACACATG AAGCGAATCAGCGGCTCCTCGAAAATGGTTTGTTGAGTGCTGACTCAATGAATAAAGCTGATGAAGTCACCATTAAGAGCTTGATATATCCG GTTGGATTTTACACAAGAAAGGCTCGGCATCTTAAACAAGTTGCAAAAATTTGTGTCTCTAAATATGATGGAGACATTCCTGGTACAGTGGACGAGTTGCTTCTACTTCCAGGTGTTGGTCCCAAGATAGCTCACCTG gTTATGATTATGGCATGGAACAAAGTTGAAGGGATTTGTGTAGATACCCATGTGCATCGTGTTAGTAATCGGCTTGGTTGGGTCTCGCAGCCTGGGAAAAAACAG GGAACTAGATCACCCGAAGAGACTAGGGTCTCCTTGCAGCAGTGGCTTCCTAAAGAAGAATGGGTTTCCATTAATTTGCTTTTG GTAGGCTTTGGACAGACCATATGTACTCCTCTGAGACCTCGCTGTGCAAAATGCACGGTAAGTGAATTCTGCCCGTCGGCATTTAAGGAGATATCAAGCCCAGCTTCCACTTCCAGAACACTAAGCCCCAAGAAGAAACATTGA
- the LOC107762471 gene encoding endonuclease III homolog 2, chloroplastic-like isoform X1, whose protein sequence is MSLSLLRHTPYLTSAVPLPIQYFFISLTKMPKTRLSTMRQDSGAPKFQLKCSEVGGVVPKNRVRKRSVEMIAKEVKTESPDQKFLRHPEIEDFANNSGNIYSQSIQPPANWERVIEGIRRMRSSEHAPVDSIDPDEGVTSLQPKERRFAVLVGSLLSSQTKGHVTHEANQRLLENGLLSADSMNKADEVTIKSLIYPVGFYTRKARHLKQVAKICVSKYDGDIPGTVDELLLLPGVGPKIAHLVMIMAWNKVEGICVDTHVHRVSNRLGWVSQPGKKQGTRSPEETRVSLQQWLPKEEWVSINLLLVGFGQTICTPLRPRCAKCTVSEFCPSAFKEISSPASTSRTLSPKKKH, encoded by the exons ATGTCCCTCTCTCTTCTCCGACACACTCCATATCTCACCTCAGCAGTTCCATTGCCAATTCAATATTTCTTCATCTCCTTAACCAAAATGCCAAAAACACGTCTCTCCACCATGCGACAAGACTCAGGTGCACCAAAATTTCAGCTTAAAT GTTCTGAAGTTGGTGGTGTTGTACCTAAGAATAGAGTGAGAAAAAGGAGTGTGGAAATGATAGCCAAAGAGGTTAAGACAGAATCTCCTGATCAAAAA TTTCTCAGGCATCCAGAAATTGAAGATTTTGCAAATAATAGTGGCAATATTTATTCTCAGTCTA TACAACCTCCTGCCAACTGGGAAAGGGTCATTGAAGGGATACGCAGAATGAGGTCATCAGAACATGCACCTGTGGACTCCATTGACCCGGATGAAGGAGTGACTTCTCTTCAACCTAAG GAAAGAAGATTCGCTGTTCTGGTTGGTTCATTGCTATCAAGTCAGACCAAGGGTCATGTTACACATG AAGCGAATCAGCGGCTCCTCGAAAATGGTTTGTTGAGTGCTGACTCAATGAATAAAGCTGATGAAGTCACCATTAAGAGCTTGATATATCCG GTTGGATTTTACACAAGAAAGGCTCGGCATCTTAAACAAGTTGCAAAAATTTGTGTCTCTAAATATGATGGAGACATTCCTGGTACAGTGGACGAGTTGCTTCTACTTCCAGGTGTTGGTCCCAAGATAGCTCACCTG gTTATGATTATGGCATGGAACAAAGTTGAAGGGATTTGTGTAGATACCCATGTGCATCGTGTTAGTAATCGGCTTGGTTGGGTCTCGCAGCCTGGGAAAAAACAG GGAACTAGATCACCCGAAGAGACTAGGGTCTCCTTGCAGCAGTGGCTTCCTAAAGAAGAATGGGTTTCCATTAATTTGCTTTTG GTAGGCTTTGGACAGACCATATGTACTCCTCTGAGACCTCGCTGTGCAAAATGCACGGTAAGTGAATTCTGCCCGTCGGCATTTAAGGAGATATCAAGCCCAGCTTCCACTTCCAGAACACTAAGCCCCAAGAAGAAACATTGA
- the LOC142182641 gene encoding inactive protein RESTRICTED TEV MOVEMENT 1-like, which translates to MLSILHLDCCMKNMNMIKIGPVGAGYGAGGIIWDEKGRDQVAGFLISYNENAILSLQFLYYEDDNFVLSTLFYYADDGFNDHSAIVFDYPSELLTSISGSSEKVGNDKPVLTSIKFGTNKGSYGPFGTPKVTTEPNNIADFDFQIGNHRLFGGFHGTENYRRVQSIGVYVKTQVNDQLQ; encoded by the coding sequence ATGTTGTCTATATTACATCTCGATTGTTGCATGAAAAATATGAATATGATCAAAATTGGCCCTGTGGGAGCTGGTTATGGTGCTGGTGGAATTATTTGGGATGAAAAGGGACGAGATCAAGTTGCTGGATTTCTTATTTCATATAATGAAAATGCAATTCTTTCACTTCAATTCTTGTATTATGAGGATGACAACTTTGTTCTATCAACTTTGTTCTATTATGCTGACGATGGATTTAATGACCATTCTGCTATTGTCTTTGATTATCCATCAGAACTTCTTACTTCGATCAGTGGTTCCTCTGAAAAAGTAGGTAATGACAAACCAGTTTTGACATCTATAAAATTTGGAACTAACAAGGGTTCCTATGGACCATTTGGGACCCCGAAAGTTACAACTGAGCCCAATAATATTGCAGATTTCGACTTTCAGATAGGAAATCATCGTCTTTTCGGTGGTTTTCATGGCACTGAGAATTATCGTCGTGTTCAGAGTATTGGGGTATATGTGAAGACACAAGTCAATGACCAATTACAATGA